One Myxococcales bacterium genomic region harbors:
- the argH gene encoding argininosuccinate lyase, with protein MVIENAGGSIARTAATGAGGMIPELLAWSSSMDDDWALVREDILGSSAHVTMLGRQGLVDKADAGTLRAELLSMFALAERRELSLPTGEEDVHMAIEAHLTTKLGEVGKRLHTARSRNDQVSTALRLHVRTTRAHVVAKVAELSLSLLTRARAEAQLVLPAYTHRQRAQPISGAFLIGAWTAGLLRAGKRLADVDVSECPLGSGACSGSSLPIDRALTASLLGFSGGPTKNALDTVGDRDFSLDYVFACTRVLLALSRLATDVIDYATSEFGFVKLGDTISAGSSMMPQKKNPDIFELVRSKASFGAGNVVQMMTLVRGLHAGYSRDLQDDRRATLGTGPVTLGAIEAVSLAFPHVVFDRDACLRAVSDGSTQATDLAEALVRTGLPFRDAYRAAGALVKYALGKGVPLAHVTEADAKTVHSAFDSSVLAVLDPRRAVLAKESFGGTGPSAVSAQLEALEADARALLARSEGDTLALIASRISATAI; from the coding sequence ATGGTCATCGAGAACGCCGGCGGATCCATCGCGCGAACGGCCGCGACGGGCGCGGGGGGCATGATCCCCGAGCTGCTCGCGTGGAGCTCGTCGATGGACGACGACTGGGCCCTCGTCCGCGAGGACATCCTCGGGAGCTCGGCCCACGTGACCATGCTCGGCCGCCAGGGGCTCGTCGACAAGGCCGACGCGGGCACGCTGCGGGCCGAGCTGCTCTCCATGTTCGCCCTCGCCGAGCGCCGGGAGCTCTCGCTGCCCACGGGCGAAGAAGACGTGCACATGGCCATCGAGGCCCACCTCACCACCAAGCTCGGCGAGGTCGGAAAGCGCCTGCACACGGCGCGCTCGCGCAACGATCAGGTGTCGACGGCGCTCAGGCTCCACGTTCGCACCACGCGGGCCCACGTCGTCGCGAAGGTGGCCGAGCTCTCGCTCTCTCTCCTCACGCGCGCTCGCGCCGAGGCACAGCTCGTCTTGCCGGCGTACACGCACAGGCAGCGCGCCCAGCCGATCTCGGGCGCCTTCTTGATCGGCGCGTGGACCGCCGGTCTCCTCCGCGCGGGAAAGCGCCTCGCCGACGTCGACGTCTCCGAGTGTCCGCTCGGCTCGGGGGCGTGCTCGGGGTCGAGCTTGCCCATCGATCGCGCCCTCACGGCGAGCCTGCTCGGCTTCTCGGGCGGGCCGACCAAGAACGCGCTCGACACCGTGGGAGACCGCGATTTCTCGCTCGATTACGTGTTCGCGTGCACGCGCGTGCTGCTCGCCCTCTCGCGCCTCGCGACCGACGTGATCGACTACGCGACGAGCGAGTTCGGCTTCGTGAAGCTCGGCGACACGATCTCCGCGGGCTCGTCGATGATGCCGCAGAAGAAGAACCCCGACATCTTCGAGCTGGTGCGCTCGAAGGCCTCGTTCGGAGCGGGCAACGTCGTGCAAATGATGACGCTCGTGCGCGGGCTCCACGCGGGCTACAGCCGCGATCTCCAAGACGATCGCCGCGCCACGCTCGGCACGGGGCCCGTCACGCTCGGCGCCATCGAGGCCGTGTCGCTCGCGTTCCCTCACGTCGTGTTCGACCGCGACGCGTGCCTCCGCGCCGTGTCCGACGGGTCCACCCAAGCGACGGACCTCGCCGAGGCGCTCGTCCGGACCGGGCTCCCGTTCCGCGACGCCTACCGCGCCGCCGGGGCCCTCGTGAAGTACGCGCTCGGCAAGGGTGTGCCCCTCGCCCACGTGACCGAGGCCGACGCGAAGACTGTGCATTCTGCATTCGATTCGTCCGTGCTCGCCGTGCTCGATCCTCGCCGCGCCGTGCTCGCCAAAGAGAGCTTCGGGGGCACGGGCCCCTCGGCGGTCTCGGCGCAGCTCGAGGCCCTCGAGGCCGACGCACGCGCGCTCCTCGCCCGCTCCGAGGGAGACACCCTCGCCCTCATCGCGTCGCGCATCTCCGCGACGGCCATCTGA
- the argF gene encoding ornithine carbamoyltransferase has product MSKRDFLYLTSLEIDELESVLSLAETLKSEPRGERTNTLRGRTVAIVMEKASTRTRVSFEVGVAQLGGHPVVIGTQGSQIGRGEPVVDTARVLARYCDAIVYRTYETSKLLEMASCGVPVVNALTDDGHPVQVLADVFTMRESLADRRLGPLRGKRVAFVGDGSSNMVRSFVEAAPLFHFHLEIAAPEGFRPPAAELERAKPWVTVHDRPESACEGAHFVHTDVWTSMGQEAENATRLKAFAGFTVTKELMALAHPEARVMHCLPAHRGEEITDDVLEGAQSLVFTQAENRLHVQKALLLFLLT; this is encoded by the coding sequence ATGTCGAAGCGCGATTTCCTCTATTTGACCTCGCTCGAGATCGACGAGCTCGAGTCCGTTTTGTCGCTCGCCGAGACGCTCAAGAGCGAGCCGCGTGGCGAGCGCACCAACACGCTCCGCGGGCGCACCGTGGCCATCGTGATGGAGAAGGCGAGCACCCGTACCCGCGTCTCGTTCGAGGTGGGCGTCGCGCAGCTCGGCGGGCACCCCGTGGTCATCGGCACGCAGGGGTCGCAGATCGGCCGCGGCGAGCCCGTCGTCGACACGGCGCGCGTGCTCGCCCGCTACTGCGACGCCATCGTGTACCGCACCTACGAGACGTCGAAGCTCCTCGAAATGGCCTCGTGCGGCGTCCCCGTGGTGAACGCGCTCACCGACGACGGCCACCCCGTCCAGGTCTTGGCCGACGTGTTCACCATGCGCGAGAGCCTGGCCGATCGCCGCCTCGGGCCGCTGCGCGGCAAACGCGTCGCCTTCGTGGGCGACGGCTCGAGCAACATGGTGCGCTCGTTCGTCGAGGCCGCGCCGCTCTTCCACTTCCACCTCGAGATCGCGGCCCCCGAGGGCTTCCGCCCGCCCGCCGCCGAGCTCGAGCGCGCCAAGCCCTGGGTCACCGTGCACGACCGGCCCGAGAGCGCCTGCGAGGGCGCGCACTTCGTCCACACCGACGTCTGGACCAGCATGGGCCAAGAGGCCGAGAACGCGACGCGGCTCAAGGCCTTCGCCGGCTTCACCGTGACGAAGGAGCTCATGGCGCTCGCGCACCCCGAGGCGCGCGTCATGCACTGCCTCCCGGCGCACCGCGGCGAAGAGATCACCGACGACGTGCTCGAGGGTGCGCAGTCGCTCGTGTTCACTCAGGCCGAGAACCGCCTCCACGTGCAGAAGGCGCTGCTCCTCTTCCTGCTCACCTGA
- a CDS encoding D-alanyl-D-alanine carboxypeptidase family protein has translation MVKRVLLALALASFTVIGCSAEASDGNDDEVEGDTGASESELRSAVSCSTERMDAYSGGSRIGTVDVIKVGGKRVTKATGHAFLKWQKAAHAAGVNIGINSGFRTMDEQRYFYNCYQTGSCNGGNLAARPGYSNHQNGRALDVSNSGSSWMQNNAARFGFRRTVSGEPWHFEYFGDDPGGPCSGGSSPAPDDASGDACQSATLGREVPERTCVQSRSDSQWYRCRDGNWFETTSSDSLCSARHPL, from the coding sequence ATGGTCAAGCGCGTTCTTCTCGCCCTCGCCCTCGCGTCCTTCACGGTCATCGGTTGCTCGGCAGAGGCCAGCGACGGCAACGACGACGAGGTCGAGGGAGACACGGGGGCCTCCGAGTCCGAGCTCCGCAGCGCGGTGAGCTGCTCGACCGAGCGCATGGACGCCTACTCGGGCGGCTCGCGTATCGGCACCGTCGACGTCATCAAGGTCGGCGGCAAGCGCGTCACCAAGGCCACCGGCCACGCGTTCCTCAAGTGGCAGAAGGCGGCCCACGCGGCCGGCGTGAACATCGGCATCAACAGCGGCTTCCGCACGATGGACGAGCAGCGCTACTTCTACAATTGCTACCAGACCGGGAGCTGCAACGGCGGCAACCTCGCCGCGCGCCCCGGCTACTCGAACCACCAGAACGGCCGCGCGCTCGACGTGTCGAACTCGGGCAGCTCGTGGATGCAGAACAACGCGGCCCGCTTCGGCTTCCGCCGCACGGTCTCGGGCGAGCCGTGGCACTTCGAGTATTTCGGCGACGACCCGGGTGGCCCCTGCTCGGGTGGCAGCTCGCCCGCCCCGGACGACGCGAGCGGTGACGCGTGCCAGAGCGCCACGCTCGGCCGCGAGGTGCCCGAGCGCACGTGTGTGCAGTCGCGCAGCGACAGCCAGTGGTACCGCTGCCGTGACGGGAACTGGTTCGAGACCACGAGCTCGGACTCGCTCTGCTCCGCCCGCCACCCGCTCTGA